From Pseudomonas sp. G2-4:
TATACCAGCACTTCCGCAAACCCTTAGCCTCTCGGGGCATCGGCGGCGTTCACGTTTACGGAAGAAGAATCAGGCCTTGCTCAGAAACGCTTCAATGTTCGCCATTTGCTCGTCCCAGCCACGGCTGTCCATGCGAAAGGCCTTGAGTCGGCGCGCTTCAGGGATATTGTTGAACCCCGACTCCACCACTTTCAGCAAGGTGCCACCATCCATGTCTTCGAGTTCGAATTGCACCCGGGTTTCGGCCTCTTGAGAGTAATCGACCTCCGGCTCGATGGCGTAAGGATGCCAGCGAAACGAGAACACCCGCTCGGGCTCGACCCGCTCCACCGCCACGTCCCAAATAAGGTGTTCGTAACCTGGATAAGTGATCTGTCCCTGCGTACGCTCGCCCGCCACAAATCGCTTGCCCTCTAGGGCGACGCCAAACCATTGACCAAAGGCTTCGGCATTGGCCAGGGCACGCCAGACTTGAGAGCGCGGCGCCTTGAGTAGGATCTTTCTTTCGATACGGTCGGATGAATGCATGGGTCACCTCCTGTGTTCAACAGTAGGCTTGTAAGACCACGAGGCCAACCGGAAAGTTGTATCAGTCCATTGTTTGGGTACACTCCTCCGGCCTTTGTAACCTCCTCAAGGAGAGATCAACCATGCCATCACGCTTGCTTCTGGCCCTCACACCGTTGTTTTTTATCACCGCTGCCCAAGCCGACGACTGCGCCAATGCCATTACTCAGGGTGAGATGAACGAGTGCGCGGCCAAAGAAAACAAGGCCGCCGACAACGAGCTGAACAGCCTGTATAAGCAGATCACAGCACGCCTGAAGGACAACCCCGAGGCCAAGCAAATGCTGATCAAGGCACAACGGGCCTGGATCGGCTTCCGTGACGCCGAATGCAATTTTTCTGCGTCCCGTGTTGAGGGTGGTAGCGTCTATCCGCTGATCTACAGCAACTGCATCACAGCCCAGACCAAGGCCCGAGTCGAGGCGTTCAAGACCTACCTCAAGTGCAAGGAGGGCGATTTGAGCTGCCCTGTGCCTGAGGCCTAACAGTCCAGATAAAAAAAAAGATGACCACTAAAGGTCATCTTTTTTTCGGCACAAGCTTTTTTCCAGCGCAAAAACAAAACCCCTACCTGCATCAGCAGATAGGGGTTTCGGAATTTAATCTTGACGATGACCTACTCTCACATGGGGAAACCCCACACTACCATCGGCGATGCATCGTTTCACTGCTGAGTTCGGGATGGGATCAGGTGGTTCCAATGCTCTATGGTCGTCAAGAAATTCGGTAGCCGGCGCGTGCCTTGCGGTCACGTTCCAGCAAATGGGTATGCGATAGTTTGTGTGTTGCTTTGTGAGCAGCTTCGAACTTTCGGTTCGTGTCGTCTTCACACACCGCAATCTGGCCTCTTTCGAGTTCACAAATTGCTTGGGTGTTATATGGTCAAGCCTCACGGGCAATTAGTACAGGTTAGCTCAACGCCTCACAGCGCTTACACACCCTGCCTATCAACGTCGTAGTCTTCGACGGCCCTTCAGGGGACTCAAGGTCCCAGTGAGATCTCATCTTGAGGCAAGTTTCCCGCTTAGATGCTTTCAGCGGTTATCTTTCCCGAACATAGCTACCCGGCAATGCCACTGGCGTGACAACCGGAACACCAGAGGTTCGTCCACTCCGGTCCTCTCGTACTAGGAGCAGCCCCTCTCAAATCTCAAACGTCCACGGCAGATAGGGACCGAACTGTCTCACGACGTTCTAAACCCAGCTCGCGTACCACTTTAAATGGCGAACAGCCATACCCTTGGGACCGGCTTCAGCCCCAGGATGTGATGAGCCGACATCGAGGTGCCAAACACCGCCGTCGATATGAACTCTTGGGCGGTATCAGCCTGTTATCCCCGGAGTACCTTTTATCCGTTGAGCGATGGCCCTTCCATACAGAACCACCGGATCACTAAGACCTACTTTCGTACCTGCTCGACGTGTCTGTCTCGCAGTCAAGCGCGCTTTTGCCTTTATACTCTACGACCGATTTCCGACCGGTCTGAGCGCACCTTCGTACTCCTCCGTTACTCTTTAGGAGGAGACCGCCCCAGTCAAACTACCCACCATACACTGTCCTCGATCCGGATAACGGACCTGAGTTAGAACCTCAAAGTTGCCAGGGTGGTATTTCAAGGTTGGCTCCACGCGAACTGGCGTCCACGCTTCAAAGCCTCCCACCTATCCTACACAAGCAAATTCAAAGTCCAGTGCAAAGCTATAGTAAAGGTTCACGGGGTCTTTCCGTCTAGCCGCGGATACACTGCATCTTCACAGCGATTTCAATTTCACTGAGTCTCGGGTGGAGACAGCGCCGCCATCGTTACGCCATTCGTGCAGGTCGGAACTTACCCGACAAGGAATTTCGCTACCTTAGGACCGTTATAGTTACGGCCGCCGTTTACCGGGGCTTCGATCAAGAGCTTCGCGTTAGCTAACCCCATCAATTAACCTTCCGGCACCGGGCAGGCGTCACACCCTATACGTCCACTTTCGTGTTTGCAGAGTGCTGTGTTTTTAATAAACAGTCGCAGCGGCCTGGTATCTTCGACCGGCATGAGCTTACGGAGCAAGTCCTTCACCCTCACCGGCGCACCTTCTCCCGAAGTTACGGTGCCATTTTGCCTAGTTCCTTCACCCGAGTTCTCTCAAGCGCCTTGGTATTCTCTACCCAACCACCTGTGTCGGTTTGGGGTACGGTTCCTGGTTACCTGAAGCTTAGAAGCTTTTCTTGGAAGCATGGCATCAACCACTTCGTCACCCAAAGGGTAACTCGTCATCAGCTCTCGGCCTTGAAACCCCGGATTTACCTAAGATTTCAGCCTACCACCTTAAACTTGGACAACCAACGCCAAGCTGGCCTAGCCTTCTCCGTCCCTCCATCGCAATAACCAGAAGTACAGGAATATTAACCTGTTTTCCATCGACTACGCTTTTCAGCCTCGCCTTAGGGACCGACTAACCCTGCGTCGATTAACGTTGCGCAGGAAACCTTGGTCTTTCGGCGTGGGTGTTTTTCACACCCATTGTCGTTACTCATGTCAGCATTCGCACTTCTGATACCTCCAGCAAGCTTCTCAACTCACCTTCACAGGCTTACAGAACGCTCCTCTACCGCATCACCTAAGTGATACCCGTAGCTTCGGTGTATGGTTTGAGCCCCGTTACATCTTCCGCGCAGGCCGACTCGACTAGTGAGCTATTACGCTTTCTTTAAAGGGTGGCTGCTTCTAAGCCAACCTCCTAGCTGTCTAAGCCTTCCCACATCGTTTCCCACTTAACCATAACTTTGGGACCTTAGCTGACGGTCTGGGTTGTTTCCCTTTTCACGACGGACGTTAGCACCCGCCGTGTGTCTCCCATGCTCGGCACTTGTAGGTATTCGGAGTTTGCATCGGTTTGGTAAGTCGGGATGACCCCCTAGCCGAAACAGTGCTCTACCCCCTACAGTGATACATGAGGCGCTACCTAAATAGCTTTCGAGGAGAACCAGCTATCTCCGAGCTTGATTAGCCTTTCACTCCGATCCACAGGTCATCCGCTAACTTTTCAACGGTAGTCGGTTCGGTCCTCCAGTTAGTGTTACCCAACCTTCAACCTGCCCATGGATAGATCGCCCGGTTTCGGGTCTATTCCCAGCGACTAGACGCCCTATTAAGACTCGCTTTCGCTACGCCTCCCCTATTCGGTTAAGCTCGCCACTGAAAATAAGTCGCTGACCCATTATACAAAAGGTACGCAGTCACCCAACAAAGTGGGCTCCCACTGCTTGTACGCATACGGTTTCAGGATCTATTTCACTCCCCTCTCCGGGGTTCTTTTCGCCTTTCCCTCACGGTACTAGTTCACTATCGGTCAGTCAGTAGTATTTAGCCTTGGAGGATGGTCCCCCCATATTCAGACAAAGTTTCTCGTGCTCCGTCCTACTCGATTTCACTTCTAAGATCCTTTCGCGTACAGGGCTATCACCCACTATGGCCGCACTTTCCAGAGCGTTCCGCTAAAATCAAAGAAGCTTAAGGGCTAGTCCCCGTTCGCTCGCCACTACTAAGGGAATCTCGGTTGATTTCTTTTCCTCAGGGTACTTAGATGTTTCAGTTCCCCTGGTTCGCCTCTTGCACCTATGTATTCAGTACAAGATAACCATCTTATGATGGCTGGGTTCCCCCATTCAGACATCTCCGGATCAAAGTCTGTTTGCCGACTCCCCGAAGCTTTTCGCAGGCTACCACGTCTTTCATCGCCTCTGACTGCCAAGGCATCCACCGTATGCGCTTCTTCACTTGACCATATAACCCCAAGCAATCTGGTTATACTGTGAAGACGACATTCGCCGAAAATTCGTACGCTTGCTCACTTAAGAGCAACTCACAAATTTTACCTTAGCCTGATCCGTTACCAGTGAAAGTAACGTTCAGTCTATCTTTCTATCACATACCCAAATTTTTAAAGAACGAACTAGTCAAAGACTAGAAATCAACATTCACCATCGAACCGATGGAATGCTCATTTCTAAGCTTTATACAATCGAAGCAGTAGTGGTGGAGCCAAGCGGGATCGAACCGCTGACCTCCTGCGTGCAAGGCAGGCGCTCTCCCAGCTGAGCTATGGCCCCGTATTTCTACAGGCGTTTCCCACACAAAATTGGTGGGTCTGGGCAGATTCGAACTGCCGACCTCACCCTTATCAGGGGTGCGCTCTAACCAACTGAGCTACAGACCCAATTTCGGGCTGCTTCTTTCGTCTTCTTCAATGAATCAAGCAATTCGTGTGGGAGCTCATGGAGCAGCTGCGGTCGTCGATTAAGGAGGTGATCCAGCCGCAGGTTCCCCTACGGCTACCTTGTTACGACTTCACCCCAGTCATGAATCACACCGTGGTAACCGTCCTCCCGAAGGTTAGACTAGCTACTTCTGGTGCAACCCACTCCCATGGTGTGACGGGCGGTGTGTACAAGGCCCGGGAACGTATTCACCGCGACATTCTGATTCGCGATTACTAGCGATTCCGACTTCACGCAGTCGAGTTGCAGACTGCGATCCGGACTACGATCGGTTTTGTGGGATTAGCTCCACCTCGCGGCTTGGCAACCCTCTGTACCGACCATTGTAGCACGTGTGTAGCCCAGGCCGTAAGGGCCATGATGACTTGACGTCATCCCCACCTTCCTCCGGTTTGTCACCGGCAGTCTCCTTAGAGTGCCCACCATAACGTGCTGGTAACTAAGGACAAGGGTTGCGCTCGTTACGGGACTTAACCCAACATCTCACGACACGAGCTGACGACAGCCATGCAGCACCTGTCTCAATGTTCCCGAAGGCACCAATCCATCTCTGGAAAGTTCATTGGATGTCAAGGCCTGGTAAGGTTCTTCGCGTTGCTTCGAATTAAACCACATGCTCCACCGCTTGTGCGGGCCCCCGTCAATTCATTTGAGTTTTAACCTTGCGGCCGTACTCCCCAGGCGGTCAACTTAATGCGTTAGCTGCGCCACTAAGAGCTCAAGGCTCCCAACGGCTAGTTGACATCGTTTACGGCGTGGACTACCAGGGTATCTAATCCTGTTTGCTCCCCACGCTTTCGCACCTCAGTGTCAGTATCAGTCCAGGTGGTCGCCTTCGCCACTGGTGTTCCTTCCTATATCTACGCATTTCACCGCTACACAGGAAATTCCACCACCCTCTACCATACTCTAGCTTGTCAGTTTTGAATGCAGTTCCCAGGTTGAGCCCGGGGATTTCACATCCAACTTAACAAACCACCTACGCGCGCTTTACGCCCAGTAATTCCGATTAACGCTTGCACCCTCTGTATTACCGCGGCTGCTGGCACAGAGTTAGCCGGTGCTTATTCTGTCGGTAACGTCAAGACAATCACGTATTAAGTAACTGCCCTTCCTCCCAACTTAAAGTGCTTTACAATCCGAAGACCTTCTTCACACACGCGGCATGGCTGGATCAGGCTTTCGCCCATTGTCCAATATTCCCCACTGCTGCCTCCCGTAGGAGTCTGGACCGTGTCTCAGTTCCAGTGTGACTGATCATCCTCTCAGACCAGTTACGGATCGTCGCCTTGGTGAGCCATTACCCCACCAACTAGCTAATCCGACCTAGGCTCATCTGATAGCGCAAGGCCCGAAGGTCCCCTGCTTTCTCCCGTAGGACGTATGCGGTATTAGCGTCCGTTTCCGAGCGTTATCCCCCACTACCAGGCAGATTCCTAGGCATTACTCACCCGTCCGCCGCTCTCAAGAGAAGCAAGCTTCTCTCTACCGCTCGACTTGCATGTGTTAGGCCTGCCGCCAGCGTTCAATCTGAGCCATGATCAAACTCTTCAGTTCAAACATCTTTGGGTTTTGAGAAAACCCTAAACTTGGCTCAGCAATCGTTGGTTACATCTTTGATTTCTCGCGGAGTAACTTGTGATGCTGATAATCTGTTGACTAGCAGTCTGACTCCACAAGCACCCACACGAATTGCTTGATTCAGTTGTTAAAGAGCGGTGGGTTGAGCCTTTCGTCTCAACCGAGGCGCGCATTCTACAGCGCCTTGTGTATCTGTCAAGCGGTTATTTTCAGAAGCTTTCAAAGTTTCGCTTGGGAAACATCAACAACTTCAACCACTTGCGCTTCCGATCTCTCGTTAGCGGGAGGCGAATTCTACAGCGTTACTCGCTGCTGTCAACACCTCTTTTTCTCCGCTTTCGACCGAGAAGATCGAATCGTCAATAAGGCCAAACAAACCACCTTACCAACTACTTCCCAGGCTTCGACAAGCTGAAGCCCGGCACTTTCAAAACAAGGATAACTCATTGAAACTCAAGGAGTTTTCCGTTTCGACTGCGCCGGAAGTGGGGCGAATTATAGACGTCCAGAATTTGTCGTCAACCCTTAATTTGATTTTTCTATCCGTTCTCGGGGCAGCCCACTTAAATCTGCCTTATATATAGACGGAATCGTTTCGAATGCGCAGTATATTGCTCAAAATCAGATCCCATCGCCTTTACTCTGGACGACACTCCGTAATGACTCCCCCACATCGCAGCCTGGCATCCACCTTGTACCCGGTTGCCCTGCTATTAATAGCCATGGCATCTATCCAGTCTGGCGCATCCTTGGCCAAAAGCATGTTCCCGGTAGTGGGCGCCCAAGGCACCACGACCCTGCGGCTCATTTTTGCCAGCATCATCATGGTTATATTGCTTCGCCCTTGGCGCGCCAAGCTTACGGCTCAATCCTTACGCACCGTGATTGTCTACGGGATGGCCCTGGGCGGCATGAACTTCCTCTTCTATATGTCACTGCGCACCGTTCCACTGGGAATCGCCGTGGCACTGGAGTTCACTGGTCCTCTGGCGGTGGCCATTTACGCTTCGCGCAGGGCAATCGACTTTCTCTGGATAGCCCTGGCATTGATTGGCCTGCTTCTGTTGATACCCACTGGAGCCGCCAGTGCCGGGATTGACTTGGTAGGAGCCGGCTACGCATTGGGGGCCGGGCTCTGCTGGGCGCTGTACATTCTATTTGGGCAGAAAGCCGGGGCGGACAATGGCGTGCAAACCGCCGCCCTGGGGGTGATGATCGCCGCCCTGTTCGTCGCCCCTATCGGCATCGTGCACGCCGGCGCCGCACTGCTGACACCGAGCCTGATTCCAATCGCCATTGGAGTCGCCATCTTGTCTACCGCCCTACCCTACACCTTAGAGATGATCTCACTGACCCGGATACCGGCCCGTACCTTCGGTACCCTGATGAGTATCGAACCGGCATTCGGCGCCTTGTCGGGGCTCGTGTTCCTCCAGGAGTATTTATCATTGGCCCAATGGACAGCCATTACCTGCATCATTCTTGCGTCGGTCGGCGCTACGTTGACCATGGGCAACACAGCGAAGCCCGCCATCGCGGCAGATTGAAGCAGGATTTAACGAAGGACTGGTATTTACCCCGCATTTAGGCCATGTTTAGCTCCGTAACCCAATGCCAGACATGGATTTTTTTCATACAGGACGTCATGAACGCTTCAAGCGAAAGCGAACGCCACCGTATGTGGGCATAAGATCCACGACGGTATAAGGACGGGAATGAAACGAATTTTGATATTGATCGCCGTACTTGCAGTTGCGGGCTGCGCGGCGACATCGAAAACTGAAGTCAAGCGCGGTAAAAAGGGTCTGCACATCAACTGCTCTGGTCTTTCCTCATCCTGGGACCAGTGCGCCGCCAGCGCCGCCAATTCATGCGCCCCAAAAGGCTACAAGGTCATCGCCAAATCGGGTGATGCCGTCGAGGAGCCGGGGGATTATCCCTTCGGACTCAACCCCGCCGGTTATACCAGCCGCAGTATGATCGTCATCTGTAAGTAAATAGGCGGTGTCAGTCGAGCCGTTGTTCGACTATTCGACGATTGATCTCTTCATAGCTGGACTTGAGGACATCACGCTGGACCTCCGGAGCGACCAGCATCCGCGCCACAACCAGCGCACCTACACATTGCGACAGGATGGCCCAAGCCAGGCTGTCGCTTTCCAATATCCGCGTCCAGCTTTCATGCAACCGGCAGATCCATGTTTGCGCCGCTTCCCTCACCCCCACATCCGATCGCGCGATCTCGGCGCCCAGAACCGGCAATGCGCAACCGGCCTCCGGTTGCTCAACGTGGCTCATGCTCAGGTACTGCTTGAGACAGCGCTGCAGTTTCGTTGTGCCCATGGCCCCGTCACCGCTCAAACGATCAAGGCTTTGGGCCAACTCCCGCTCAACAATAGCCTTGAACAGCTCATCCTTGGATGAGAAGTGGCTGTAGAACGCCCCGCCGCTCAACCCAATCGCTTTCATCAGGCCATCGACACCGACCGTGGAGAAACCCGATGTCTTGGCGGATACGGCACTGCTGGCGAGCAGTTTCTCCCGGGTTTCCATTTTGTGATTGGCTGAATAACGCATCGTCCTGCCTCTGATTACTCATCTTGACGCTCGCCGGATCTTAGCATAACGTCCGTTTAGTTAACGATCGTTTACCAATGAGGCTACTCATGAACAACAAGAAGGTCGTACTGGTTGTTGGCGCGGGTGATGCCACTGGTGGAGCAATTGCCAAGCGTTTCGCACAGGAGGGGTTTGTCGCCTGTGTCACCCGCCGCAACGCCGACAAACTCGAGTCATTGGTTGACGGGATCCGTGCCCAAGGTGGGGAAGCTCACGGTTTTGCCTGTGACGCCCGTAAAGAGGACGACGTGATTGCGTTGGTCGAACAAATCGAGAACCAAATCGGCCCGATTGAAGCCTTTGTGTTTAACATCGGCGCCAATGTGCCCTGCAGCATCCTCGAAGAAACCGCGCGCAAATATTTCAAGATTTGGGAGATGGCCTGCTTCTCGGGCTTCCTCAACGCACGGGAAGTAGCCAAGCGGATGGTCAAACGCCAGCGAGGGACCATTCTGTTTACCGGAGCAACGGCGGGATTGCGCGGAGCCTCAGGGTTTGCCGCGTTCGCTGGCGCCAAGCATGGCATCCGGGCATTGGCCCAGAGCATGGCGCGTGAACTGGGCCCGATGAACATTCACGTGGCTCATGTGGTGGTGGACGGCGCTATCGACACCGATTTCATCCGCGATAATTTTCCAGAAAAATATGCCACCAAGGATGAGGACGGCATCCTGAATCCCGAGCACATTGCCGACAATTATTGGTATCTGCACAGCCAACCCCGTGATGCCTGGACCTTTGAGCTGGACCTGCGCCCCTGGAATGAACGCTGGTAAACCCTCCCCCCACAAAAAATAAGAGAGCAGATACCATGAGCAAATCGGTGGAGTTTTATTTCGATCTCGGCAGCCCGACCACGTACCTGGCCTATACCCAGTTGCCGACGCTTTGTGCACAGACAAACAGCCAGCTGGTCTATCGCCCAATGCTGCTGGGTGGTGTCTTCAAGGCCACCGGCAATGCGTCACCGGTCACCATACCGGCCAAGGGCCCTTATCTGTTCAAGGATTTGGATCGCTTCGCCAAACGCTACGGCGTTGCCTTCAAGCTCAACCCTTTTTTCCCCATCAATACGCTCTTGCTGATGCGTGCCGTGACCGGCATGCAACTGCGCCAACCCGAACGCTTCGAAGCTTTCATCGACTGCCTATTCCGCGCCCTGTGGGTGGACGGTCGAAACCTCAACGACCCGGCAACGGTGGCAGCGGTCTTGGATGAAGGGGGTTTCGATCCTGAATATGTACTGGCCATGACGACCGACGAACAGGTCAAGCAAGCGCTCAAGACCGCCACCGAAGAAGCCATCGAACGAGGCGTATTCGGCGCCCCAAGCATGTTTGTCGGCGACGAGCTGTTCTTCGGCCAGGATCGGCTGGACTTCGTCCGTGAAGCCCTTGCCTGATCTCCTGCGTCAGATCGCCAGTGTCCGCGTGTTCAGCCATTGCAGCGCGTCGCCTTCCAGCAACGGGCTCAATCGACGCTGAACCTCGGCGTGATAAGCGTTGAACCAGTCTTTTTCGTCCTGGGTCAGCAGCGACGCCTCCAGGCAACGGGTATCGATTGGGCAGAGCGTCAGGGTCTCGAACTCAAGGAACTCACCGAACTCGCTGTTACCCGCTTCACGGTTCAACACCAGGTTTTCGATCCGTACCCCCCAACGGCCCGGACGATAAGTGCCCGGTTCGATGGAGGTGATCATGCCCGCCTGCATCGCCGTTTGCGGCGCCACAGCGGCCTGGTAGGCAATCACTTGAGGACCTTCGTGAACGTTGAGGAAATAACCCACGCCATGGCCGGTACCGTGCCCGTAATCCACTTGTTCGGCCCAGATGGGCGCACGGGCGATGGCATCCAGCAAGGGCGACAGGATGCCTCGCGGGAATTTGGCTCGGGACAAGGCAATCACACCTTTGAGCACACGGGTGCAATCACGTTTCTGCTCGGCGGTGGGTGTCCCGACCGGCACCATGCGGGTGATGTCGGTGGTACCGCCGAGGTACTGTCCGCCGGAATCGATCAGCAGCAAGCCATCGCCTTCGATGAGCGCATGGGCTTCTTCGGTGGCGTGGTAATGAGGCATCGCGCCATTGGCGTTGAACGCAGCGATGGTGTTGAAGCTCAGGGAAACAAAATCCGGCCGACGGGTACGGGCGGCGGTCAGGTGCTCATCGATGGTCAGCTCAGTGATGCGCTCGCGGCCCCAGGCGCTGTCCAGCCATGCGAAGAACTCGCAAAGCGCCGCTCCATCCTGCTCCATGGCCCGACGGATGTGCTCAGCGTCGGCCAGGCTTTTGCGGGACTTGGCCAACGTCGTCGGATTAAGTCCTTCGACCAGCTTCACGCCACTGCCCAGGTTATCCAGCAAGCCGACCGTAACCCGCGCCGGATCGATCTGCAGGCTAGCCCCGTCCGGTATTTCACGCAATGCGGCCGCGGCTTCGCTGTAATCACGCAAGGTCACGCCGTCCTGTTCGAGAACGGCACGCAGCGATGCGTCAACCTTGTCCAGGGCCACGAACAGCGTGGCCTGTTCCTGGCTGATCAAGGCAAAGGACACGAACACCGGGTTGAAGGACACATCCGCGCCGCGCAGGTTGAACAGCCAGGCGATGTCATCCAGCGTGGCAATAAAATGCCAGTCGGCGCCACGTTCCTTGAGGGCTTCGCGCAGCTTGGCGAGTTTCTCGACCCGGCTGACAGTCGCCTGCGGGGGCAAGTGCGCGTAGACCGGCTGAGCGGGCAAGCTTGGGCGATCAGTCCAGACCTCCTTGAGCAAATCGATGTCGGTGCGCAACCGCGCGCCGCGTTCCTCGAGCTTGCCGCTCAGGGTCCGGGCCGACGCCACGGCCATGACCGCACCGTCGACCGCAACCACGCCACCTTCAGGCGTCTGTTCGGCGAGCCAGTCCAAGGGCCCGGGCTGGCCAGGAATGAGCTTGACCAGCTCGATACCGCTGCCCTCCAGCTCCTTGGTGGCCTGTTCCCAATAACGGCTGTCAGCCCAAACTCCGGCGAAACTTGCGGTCACGATCAACGTACCTACCGAGCCATGGAAGCCCGACAACCATTGCCGCCCCTGCCAGTAGCCCGGCAGGTACTCCGACAGGTGTGGGTCGGCCGATGGCACCAGCAGCGCGTGAATGCCCTCCCGGCTCATCAGTTGGCGGATTCGGGCCAGGCGCTGGGGAACCAGTCCATGGGTCAAAGGCTCGGTGCTCATCGTTTCTCCTGTTCATCAATATTGTTGTTTGGTGCCGAAGACGCTCGGCTTACGGGGTGGAGGCCCAGAACGCGGGCGCAGTCGCACAGGCTGCCTTGATCAACCGCACCGCCTCATCGATATCCTGCTCGCGGGTAAAACGCCCCAGACTCAAACGAATGGTCCGCCCAGCCGCACGCGCATCGTGCCCGAGGGCCAGCAGCACGTGAGATGGCGTATTAGCTGCCGAATTGCACGCCGAAGTCGCGGAAAATGCAATCGACGCGCCCAAGGTTGCCGGGTTGAACTCACCTTCGTTGAACGTCAGGCTCAGCGTGTGAGGAATTCGCTGGTTCGCACTGCCGTTTATACATACACCGGGCAAAGCCAGCAGTGGTTCCAGCAAACGATTGCGCAGCAGAGCGATTTTAGCGAGTTCTTCGTCGAATGCCTGGGCGGCCAGTTCGAATGCGGCCCCCATGGCGGCGATCTGATGGGTCGCCAGGGTGCCGGAGCGCAAACCGCCTTCATGTCCGCCGCCATGAATTTGTGCCAACAGCCGAGGCCGGGCGCGGTCGCCGACGTAAAGGGCACCGATGCCCTTGGGGCCGTAGATTTTATGCGCGGAAAAAGACATCAGATCCACCGGCCAGCGGGCCAGGTCGATCCTCACCTTGCCGGCGCCCTGGGCCGCGTCTACATGCAACAACGCACCGTGCTCGCGAACGATCTCGCCAATGGTGACAACGTCATTGACGGTGCCCAGTTCATTGTTCACCAGCATCAGCGACACCAGGAACGTATCGTCGCGCAGGGCCTCGCGAACAGCTTGCGGGTTGATCAGGCCTTCGGCGTCCGGCGCCAGCCAGGTCACCGCGATGCCACGTTCTTCGAGCTGTCGCGCCGTATCGAGAATGGCTTTGTGTTCGATCAAGCTGGTGATGATATGCCCACCGGAACCGCTGCGCGCCTGGGCTACCCCCTTGAGGGCCAGGTTGTTGGACTCGGTGGCGCCGGACGTCCAGACGATCTGTTCGGCCTGAGCCGCCACCAATTGCGCCACCTGCTGGCGCGCAAGCTCCACCGAACGCCGGGCTTCCTGGCCGAAGGCATGGGAGCTGGAGGCCGGGTTGCCGAAGTTGCCGTCAAAACCCAGGCATTGGACCATGACCTGGATGACCCGCTCATCCACCGGCGTGGTGGCGGCGTAATCAAAATACAAAGGACGTTTATTCATAGGAAACTCGCAGAGCCTGCTCGGGATCAGGCGCCCTCGTTGGGTTCAAGACTAGCAATACCTGATCAAGGACCTTAAAGAAGTCGGACT
This genomic window contains:
- a CDS encoding aminotransferase class V-fold PLP-dependent enzyme produces the protein MNKRPLYFDYAATTPVDERVIQVMVQCLGFDGNFGNPASSSHAFGQEARRSVELARQQVAQLVAAQAEQIVWTSGATESNNLALKGVAQARSGSGGHIITSLIEHKAILDTARQLEERGIAVTWLAPDAEGLINPQAVREALRDDTFLVSLMLVNNELGTVNDVVTIGEIVREHGALLHVDAAQGAGKVRIDLARWPVDLMSFSAHKIYGPKGIGALYVGDRARPRLLAQIHGGGHEGGLRSGTLATHQIAAMGAAFELAAQAFDEELAKIALLRNRLLEPLLALPGVCINGSANQRIPHTLSLTFNEGEFNPATLGASIAFSATSACNSAANTPSHVLLALGHDARAAGRTIRLSLGRFTREQDIDEAVRLIKAACATAPAFWASTP